CCGCGTTCGGCGCCTGGAAGGTGCTCAGCTCGCTGCGCCGGGCCGCGCTCTGCTGGGGGTGGTTCAGCGTCCCCGCCATGAATCGCTCGTTCCCCTCGGCGAGGGCATCCCAGGCCTGCTGGGGGGTGACGCGGGGGTTGCTCATGAGGGGATCCAATCGTGCGGGGACCGCCGAGCGGGACCGCTCGGCGCGGGGACGCGGCCTCGTGGGGTCACGTCCCGCCGCAGGATACTCCTGGGTCCGGTGCGGGGAGGCGGCGTCCGCGACAGTCCGGCGAGGGCTGCGCTGACCTGTACATTCGTGATCCGAGCGTGGGTGGTTCACGTCTCCTGGAGCGCAGGGAGGGTGTCGTCCGCGGAGGGATAGCTCGGCTGGGCGCCCTCGCCGGTCGCCGCGTACGCGCCGACGCGCGAGGCGAGTCGGGCCGCCGTGGCGAGGTCGTCGCCGCGCGCGAGGCCCAGGGCGAGCGCGCCGATGAAGGCGTCGCCTGCGCCGGTGGTGTCGACCGCGTCGACGGGTGCGGGCGGGATGGGTTGAATGCCGTCCGCGTCCGCGACCCGGGCGCCGTCCGCGCCGAGGGTGAGGACCACGGAGGCGATCGCCTGCGCCTGCAGGGCGCGGACCACCGCATCCGGATCCGTCGGCGCGGGCGTGTCAGGAGCGTCGGGGGCCTCGCCGGCGAGCTGGGCGAGGACGAGCCCGGCCTCGTGCTGGTTCACGACCAGCGGGTCCGACGCACGCAGCACCGCCGGATCCAGCTCCATCACAGGTGCCGGATTGTGCAGGAAACGTCCCGTGACCAGGGCGGGCAGCGCCTCGATGCCGTCCCGCGGGATCTCGCCCTGGCACACCACGATGCGCGCCGCGGCGATCGCCTCGCGCGCCGCGCGCACCCGCCCGGCATCCATTGCGTCGTTCGCGCCCGCGATGACGACGATGGAGTTCTCGCCGTCCTCCGCGACCGTGACGATCGCGAGGCCCGTCGGCCCCTCGATCTCGGCGAGATGGGTGAGGTCCACCCCGGCCTCGCGCAGCGCGGACAGCGCCACCTCGGCCTGCGCATCGGTCCCGACGGCGCCCACCATCGTGACGCGCGCGCCGAGCCGCGCGGCCGCGACGGCCTGGTTCGCGCCCTTCCCGCCGGGCAGCATCTGCCCGCCCGTGCCGTGGAGGGTCTCCCCGGGCGCGGGATGGCGCTGCACCTGCGCGAGGAGGTCGACGTTCACGGAGCCGACGACGACGATCGAGCCGTCGGCCGGAGGCGGGGTCGAGGCGTTCATACGGCGAAGCCTACGGTCAGGCGGCGTGGTCCACGCAGGTCCGCGCCGTGGGCCGCACCT
This genomic interval from Brachybacterium aquaticum contains the following:
- a CDS encoding ribokinase, translating into MNASTPPPADGSIVVVGSVNVDLLAQVQRHPAPGETLHGTGGQMLPGGKGANQAVAAARLGARVTMVGAVGTDAQAEVALSALREAGVDLTHLAEIEGPTGLAIVTVAEDGENSIVVIAGANDAMDAGRVRAAREAIAAARIVVCQGEIPRDGIEALPALVTGRFLHNPAPVMELDPAVLRASDPLVVNQHEAGLVLAQLAGEAPDAPDTPAPTDPDAVVRALQAQAIASVVLTLGADGARVADADGIQPIPPAPVDAVDTTGAGDAFIGALALGLARGDDLATAARLASRVGAYAATGEGAQPSYPSADDTLPALQET